In the Deinococcus radiopugnans ATCC 19172 genome, GGCAGCCCTAGACCACGGGTCCGAATGTGCGGAACAGTCTGGCGCGGCTAGAACCCCGGATTCACGGCCAAGCCGTTCAGCCGGTACTGGAAGGCCATGCGCTGCGGCCCGATGATCTGCGAGCCGCCCACCGTCCCCAGCGGCGTACCGCGTGACACGCGGGCGCCCACGCTGACCAGCGGTTCAGCCAGCCCGAAATACGCGCTGATGGCGCTGGAGTGGTCCACCAGCACCACCCAGCCCAGCGAGGCGTAGTACGTCACGGCCAGCACGTTGCCCGGCAACGCGGCCACCGCCTGCGAGCCGTCAGACGCGGCCAGGACCACCCAGGGGGAGCCGCCGCTGCCGTAGGGAGCGCTGACCTGCCCGCCCGGCAGCGGAAAGCCCAGCGGACCGCTGACCGCCGGCAGCGGCGTGAGTTCCTGCGTCACCCGGTCCTGAGCGGCCTGCACCTGCTGGCTGCGCTGCTGCAACGCGGCCTGCTCGCGCTGAAGCTGCTGCTCGCGTGCGCGCTGCTGCTGTTCGCGGGCGGCCTGCTGCTGGGCTTCGCGGGCGGCCTGCGCGCGGGCCTGGGCCTCGGCCTGCTGGCGGGCCACCTGCCGGGCCCGTTCGGCGGCCTCGCGGGCACGCTGGGCCGCCTGCTCGCGGGCAATACGTTCCTGCTCGGCGCGGATCGCCGCCAGCCGGATGGCCTCCTGGCGGGCACGCTCCTGGGCGATGCGGATGCGGCGGGCCTCGGCCTCGCGCCGCTTGCGCTCCTCCTCCAGGCGGCGCTGGCGCTCGGCCTCGATGCGCTGACGTTCCGCCGTGACCTGGGTGATCAGGCCGTCGATGGTGCGGGCGGTCAGGGCGCGGTCTGCCTGCCGCTGGGCGGCCAGGGCACGCTGGCCCTGCTCGCTGTCGCGCAGGCCAGCCAGCAGGCGGTTCTGCTCGCCGCGCCGCGTTTTCAGAC is a window encoding:
- a CDS encoding murein hydrolase activator EnvC family protein, which codes for MRRASLLVLLGVLLLGQGGGAQTTSQKLQQLQQELQQQRQLSAAQAKELNRIRRTIQNLSAQQKEALARLDTLAGQVADLENELAVLNTRTALAEQQLADTTSQLGVTTARVERLKGDVREILNLQYRSRSNDYLGLLSQARSLSDLLIRLRYANMAGQYNTRIIANLKDEVATLDAQRAQQAQQTQTLKDIGARRNAALDRLKTRRGEQNRLLAGLRDSEQGQRALAAQRQADRALTARTIDGLITQVTAERQRIEAERQRRLEEERKRREAEARRIRIAQERARQEAIRLAAIRAEQERIAREQAAQRAREAAERARQVARQQAEAQARAQAAREAQQQAAREQQQRAREQQLQREQAALQQRSQQVQAAQDRVTQELTPLPAVSGPLGFPLPGGQVSAPYGSGGSPWVVLAASDGSQAVAALPGNVLAVTYYASLGWVVLVDHSSAISAYFGLAEPLVSVGARVSRGTPLGTVGGSQIIGPQRMAFQYRLNGLAVNPGF